In Halomonas alkalicola, the following proteins share a genomic window:
- a CDS encoding sulfurtransferase encodes MSPPLITASELAEAVDSRLPPRLLDCRARLGDPDAGHTLWWEAHLPGSYHLDLDRDLAGPPGQGGRHPLPSREAFTATLQRLGITPEVPVVLYDDMGGQLAAARAWWMLACWAGHPEVRVFDGGIKAWLGAGEELSEGDRAAPPASRWVPEFRDDQWVDAVGLQASGALLVDARSRERFRGEVEPIDPVAGHIPAAVCRPSADNLTPFGRFKSAAELARELPEAEAVIAYCGSGVTACHNILAYAVAGRPLPRLYPGSWSEWIRDPSREVATGE; translated from the coding sequence ATGAGCCCCCCCTTGATCACCGCTTCCGAACTGGCCGAGGCCGTCGACAGTCGCCTGCCGCCGAGGCTGCTGGACTGCCGTGCCCGCCTGGGCGATCCCGATGCCGGCCACACCCTGTGGTGGGAGGCCCATCTGCCCGGCAGCTACCACCTCGACCTGGACCGCGATCTGGCGGGTCCGCCGGGGCAGGGCGGTCGCCACCCGCTGCCGAGCCGCGAGGCCTTCACCGCGACGCTGCAGCGCCTCGGCATCACGCCCGAGGTGCCGGTGGTGCTCTATGACGATATGGGGGGGCAGCTGGCCGCGGCGCGGGCCTGGTGGATGCTGGCCTGCTGGGCCGGCCATCCGGAGGTGCGGGTCTTCGATGGCGGCATCAAGGCCTGGCTGGGGGCCGGTGAGGAGCTCTCGGAAGGCGACCGTGCCGCGCCGCCTGCCAGCCGCTGGGTGCCGGAGTTCCGTGACGACCAGTGGGTGGACGCCGTCGGGCTTCAGGCGAGCGGGGCGCTGCTGGTGGATGCGCGCAGCCGCGAGCGCTTCCGCGGCGAGGTCGAGCCCATCGATCCGGTGGCGGGGCATATCCCCGCGGCGGTGTGTCGACCCAGCGCCGACAACCTGACCCCCTTCGGTCGCTTCAAGTCCGCCGCCGAGCTCGCGCGGGAGCTGCCGGAGGCCGAGGCGGTGATCGCCTACTGCGGCTCCGGCGTCACCGCCTGCCATAACATCCTGGCTTACGCCGTGGCCGGCCGCCCGCTGCCGCGGCTCTACCCCGGCTCCTGGAGCGAATGGATTCGCGACCCGTCGCGAGAGGTGGCCACCGGCGAGTAG
- a CDS encoding electron transfer flavoprotein subunit beta/FixA family protein yields MKVLVAVKRVIDYNVKIRVKPDHSDVDLTNVKMAMNPFCEIAVEEAVRLKEKGVATEIVAVTIGPKAAQEQLRTALALGADRAIHVETDERVESLGAAKALAKLVEEEQPGLVILGKQAIDTDNNQTGQMLAALTGLPQGTFASAVDVDGEKVQVTREVDGGLQTVELTLPAIVTTDLRLNEPRYAKLPDIMKAKKKPLDVKTPADLGVEVASKVKLLKVEPPAERQGGVKVGSVDELVDKLKNEAKVL; encoded by the coding sequence ATGAAAGTACTCGTCGCGGTCAAACGCGTCATCGACTACAACGTCAAGATCCGGGTCAAGCCGGATCACTCCGACGTCGACCTCACCAACGTCAAGATGGCCATGAACCCCTTCTGCGAGATCGCCGTGGAAGAGGCGGTGCGCCTGAAGGAGAAGGGCGTGGCGACCGAGATCGTCGCCGTGACCATCGGCCCCAAGGCCGCCCAGGAGCAGCTGCGCACCGCGCTGGCGCTGGGTGCCGACCGCGCCATCCACGTCGAGACCGACGAGCGCGTCGAGTCCCTGGGCGCCGCCAAGGCGCTGGCCAAGCTGGTGGAAGAGGAGCAGCCGGGCCTTGTGATCCTCGGCAAGCAGGCCATCGACACCGACAACAACCAGACCGGCCAGATGCTCGCCGCCCTGACCGGCCTGCCCCAGGGCACCTTCGCCTCCGCCGTGGACGTGGATGGAGAGAAGGTACAGGTGACCCGCGAGGTCGACGGCGGCCTGCAGACCGTCGAGCTGACCCTGCCCGCCATCGTCACCACCGACCTGCGCCTCAACGAGCCGCGCTACGCCAAGCTGCCGGACATCATGAAGGCCAAGAAGAAGCCGCTGGACGTCAAGACCCCGGCGGATCTCGGCGTCGAGGTGGCCTCGAAGGTCAAGCTGCTCAAGGTCGAGCCGCCGGCCGAGCGCCAGGGCGGCGTCAAGGTGGGCTCCGTGGATGAGCTGGTCGACAAACTCAAGAACGAAGCCAAAGTGCTTTGA
- a CDS encoding electron transfer flavoprotein-ubiquinone oxidoreductase, with product MEQVERDSMEFDVVIVGAGPSGLAAACRLMQQANEAEQELSVCVVEKGSEVGAHILSGAVFEPRALAELFPDWEARGAPLTTPATRDEVYLLKDAEKAQKLPNALVPKSMHNTGGDMPRYVISAGNLCRWLAEQAEGLGVEIFPGFAAQEAIVEEGVVKGILIGDMGVGADGEPKDSYMPGMELRAKYTLFAEGARGHIGKRLIQQYDLAAGRDPQHYGIGLKELWDIPAEQHEPGLVLHGSGWPLDKSTHGGWFLYHAENQQVVVGLIMDLSYQNPWLSPFDEFQRMKHHPVLAKHLAGGKRIAYGARAITKGGLNCLPKMTFPGGLLIGCDAGTLNFAKIKGLHTAMKSGLVAAEAVFEAIKGGDEGGAELTAFTEKWEASWAYAELKESASFGPAIHKYGTVGGGAYNFVNQLLGGKLPNVHDTTPDHAALKPAAEFEKIDYPKPDGKLSFDKLSSVFLSNTNHEEDQPCHLRLADRELPIRDNLPTYAEPAQRYCPAGVYEVIEGDDGKPQFQINFQNCVHCKTCDIKDPAQNITWVAPEGGGGPNYPNM from the coding sequence GTGGAACAGGTAGAACGCGATTCGATGGAGTTCGATGTGGTCATCGTCGGCGCCGGCCCCTCGGGCCTGGCCGCCGCGTGCCGGCTGATGCAGCAGGCCAATGAGGCCGAGCAGGAGCTTTCGGTATGCGTGGTGGAGAAGGGCTCCGAGGTGGGCGCCCATATCCTCTCCGGCGCCGTCTTCGAGCCCCGCGCCCTGGCCGAGCTCTTCCCCGACTGGGAGGCGCGCGGCGCCCCGCTGACCACCCCGGCGACCCGCGACGAGGTGTACCTGCTCAAGGACGCCGAGAAGGCTCAGAAGCTGCCCAACGCCCTGGTGCCGAAGAGCATGCATAACACCGGCGGCGACATGCCCCGCTACGTGATCAGCGCCGGCAACCTGTGCCGCTGGCTGGCCGAGCAGGCCGAGGGCCTGGGCGTGGAGATCTTCCCCGGCTTCGCCGCCCAGGAGGCGATCGTCGAGGAGGGGGTGGTCAAAGGCATCCTGATCGGCGACATGGGCGTGGGCGCCGACGGCGAGCCCAAGGACAGCTACATGCCGGGCATGGAGCTGCGCGCCAAGTACACCCTGTTCGCCGAGGGCGCCCGCGGCCATATCGGCAAGCGCCTGATCCAGCAGTATGACCTGGCGGCCGGCCGCGACCCCCAGCACTACGGCATCGGCCTGAAGGAGCTGTGGGATATCCCCGCCGAGCAGCACGAGCCCGGCCTGGTGCTGCACGGCTCCGGCTGGCCGCTGGACAAGTCCACCCACGGTGGCTGGTTCCTCTACCACGCCGAGAACCAGCAGGTGGTGGTGGGCCTGATCATGGACCTCTCCTACCAGAACCCCTGGCTCTCGCCCTTCGACGAGTTCCAGCGCATGAAGCACCATCCGGTGCTGGCCAAGCACCTCGCGGGCGGCAAGCGCATCGCCTACGGCGCCCGCGCCATCACCAAGGGCGGCCTCAACTGCCTGCCGAAGATGACCTTCCCGGGTGGCCTCTTGATCGGCTGCGACGCCGGCACCCTCAACTTCGCCAAGATCAAGGGGCTGCACACCGCCATGAAGTCGGGCCTGGTGGCCGCCGAGGCGGTGTTCGAAGCCATCAAGGGGGGTGACGAGGGGGGCGCCGAGCTGACCGCCTTCACCGAGAAGTGGGAGGCGAGCTGGGCCTACGCCGAGCTCAAGGAGAGCGCGAGCTTCGGCCCGGCGATCCACAAGTACGGTACCGTGGGCGGCGGCGCCTACAACTTCGTCAACCAGCTGCTCGGCGGCAAGCTGCCCAACGTCCACGACACCACGCCGGATCACGCAGCGCTCAAGCCGGCCGCCGAATTCGAGAAGATCGACTACCCCAAGCCCGACGGCAAGCTCTCCTTCGACAAGCTCTCCTCGGTGTTCCTGTCGAACACCAACCACGAGGAGGATCAGCCCTGCCACCTGCGCCTGGCGGACCGTGAGCTTCCGATCCGCGACAACCTGCCGACCTATGCCGAGCCTGCCCAGCGCTACTGCCCGGCCGGGGTCTACGAGGTGATCGAGGGGGACGACGGCAAGCCGCAGTTCCAGATCAACTTCCAGAACTGCGTGCACTGCAAGACCTGCGATATCAAGGACCCGGCCCAGAACATCACCTGGGTGGCGCCGGAAGGCGGCGGCGGACCCAACTACCCGAATATGTAG